The nucleotide window ATCGATACCGTTATCGGTTAACAGGGCAGCGTTACCAACGAACAGCTGGTTGTCATGCCAGTTACCGACCATACCACGTCCCTTGATGGTTTCAGTTTCTAAGGTAGCAGCGTCGTCTTGTAAGTGAGCAGATAAGTGGGCCACAATTGCTTGAGCCAAGGGGTGGTCAGAGGTCTTTTCAATTTGAGCGACACCGGCTAAGACGGTTTTGTCATCGGTGTAGGTTTTCGTATCAGCCACCGTCATTTTACCAGTGGTTAAGGTTCCGGTCTTATCGAAGACGATAGTGTCAACTTTGGCTAAGCTCTCAACTACGTCCCCACCTTTGATGAGAATGCCATTCTTGGCACCGTTACCGATACCAGCCACATTGGAGACTGGTGCACCGATAACTAAGGCCCCAGGGCAGCCAAGTACCAGGACGGTGATGGCCAAACGAAGGTCACGGGAGAAGACGAAGACCAGGATAGCGATGATTAAAACAGCTGGTGTGTAGTATTGGGCGAATTTATCAATAAACTTTTCAGCGGGAGACTTGGTATCTTGTGCCTCTTCAACCAGTTCAATGATTTTAGAGAAGGTCGTTTCGTCACCGACCTGGGTGGCTTCGATCGTTAAGGTCCCACTCTCGACCATGGCGCCAGAGAAAACACCGTCGCCATCAGCCTTGTTGATCGGCCGAGATTCACCAGTGATGGAGGCTTCGTTAACGTAACCGGAGCCACTGACTACTTTACCGTCGACGGGAACCTGTCCACCGGCTTTGACGAGAACAACGTTACCTTCTTCTAGGTCATCGACGTCGACTTCTTCCAGGGAGCCGTCGTCTTGAACCAGTTCGGCAGTGGTGGGTGCCATTTCCGTCAGGGATTGAATGGCTCCACGGGTCTTTGCCAGCGTCTTCTGTTCTAGGTAGGAACCAAAGAGGAACAGGAAGGTGACAATGGCAGATTCTTCAAATTCACCAATCGCGAATGCCCCAATAACGGCGATTCCGACTAGCAGTTCGATACTGAAAACCTTGGCTTTCAGAGCGCTGATTGCTCGTAAGACAATTGGTGCTGCGGCAATCACGGAAGCAATGATCCAGGCAACATCAGTAATGTAGGGAACATGAGTGAACCAAGTGTTCAGAAAGCCGAGAATAATCAAGCCGGCTGACCAGAAGGTAATGGGATTAGTATGTGCGTAGATAAACCGTTGAAATTTCATGGGGAAGCATCCTTTCTTGGTGTCTGTTTAAGTTGTTCTATCCTTGTTGATGTCTTTATTATGCCGCGGAACCGGTGACATTAACTTGATGTGAATCAAGTTGGCGGAATTCTTTTAGTAAACGTGCGGATATACCAACTAGATTTGAATCATTGATTTAAATTATGCGTACTTCGGCGGCCGGAAAGGAGCTGGCTGCTCGATTCGAAGGATATCTTCAAAGTTACCCATGGCCGGTCTCACCAAGACTATCTGGTTATTTCAGCTAATAGTGATGAAGTGTAAATTGAATTCGTGGCTGCGTTATAAGTGTTGTAAGGTAGTAGCCTTTTTAACGTTTTCTTCAATAAATAGGTGGTTACTTTGATTTAAGAACGATTAAAAAAGGGCAACCAATCTGGCTGGTTCAGGCCGACGACAAAAAAATAGTGTTAGCACCTCGCAGTGTGCTAACATTATTTTTAAAGCGGATTAATCATCGTCGTCATCATCGTCTTCTTCATCCAGACCATCACGAGCATCGTTACCTAGCAAAGCTTGGAGTTCGCGAATAATGTGGTTGTTTGTCCCACGTAAGTCAGTTAAGAAGCTGGCCAAAGCGGGACGTTCTTCCTTCTCGGCCAACTTGATGGCCCGGTCAATGAATAAGTTATGGGTGTCGGCATCGTGGACTAACTCACCAATTTGTTCTTCAGCGGGCAAATACTTCTTGTCGCCGCCTTCTTGCAGCATGTTATAGTCATGAAATTCCTTAGTCGTGGTTGAGACGATTTCGCCTTCGTCTAAAAGCAATTCACCCAGTGCGTCGAACTGTTGACGGTAGGTGGCGATGTAGCCATTAAGGAGTTGGCGGACACTCACGGCCAGCGGCCCCTTAACAGACCAACGAACCTGATGGAACTTTACGATGGAAATATGCAGGTTGGCGAGAATGTGGTTGGTCATGGCACCAGCGGTGGGAACGTGGTGGTCGTGTTCAGTTTGGGCTTGTTCGGCAGCGTAACGGTCTTCAATAGTAGTAGTCATTGGGTGAACTTCCTTTCGGTGAGTGAGGGATTAGAGAGCTTTAACTTTGGAACTTTGAACAGCGTAGCCTAGGTCGGTGACGGTGTTTTCGAGGTCATCGGCAGATACGGCTGCGTCATCGAACTCGGCTTTAACCTTGCTAGCGTTGAACAGGACCTTGACGTTCTTCACGCCATCCTTTTTACTCAAAGCGCCTTCAATCTTAGTCATGCAAGATGGGCAGGTCAGCGCGTCTAATTTCATGGTTACTTTACTCATAATGAATACCTCCTAGGTTTTCGTTTGTCTTGATTACGTAAGTTAGTATACGGTCATCGGCGATAAAAGAACTTGACTCAAATCAAGTTCACCAATTTATTTGAGAAAATCGAAAATTGACGGCGACATCGGCAGCTAAGTCTTTGTGTTTCGCAATAAAGCTAAGTATGCGACAATGGGTGCAGAGTGAAAATTAAGTGAGGGACTTATAAATGGGAAAAACAAAAAAAGAAGTGAGTATGGCCGGTATCGTGTCGGCAACCCTTCTATTAAATGCTGCGGCGGCGTGTATGTGGCCGTTAACGACGGTCTATATGCATAATCAACTCCATCAAAGTCTGACGCTGGCGGGGATTGCTTTGCTGGGGATGTCGTTGTGCATGATTCTTGGTAATTGGCTGGGGGGGCGGATGTTTGATCGCTGGTCGCCATTTTGGTCGGCCATTGTGGGAACCCTCTGTTCCTTCGTACCAATGGTGACGTTGATCTTTGCCCATGGCTGGCCGGTCTTCGGAATCATGTTACTTTTTATTGGGTTGGGTGACGGTATTGTGATGACCGTGGTCAACTCATTTGCGGCGACTGTGAAGTCAGTTGAAAGTCGGAAGGTTTTCAATTACCTCTACATTGGAATGAACTTAGGGGTCGTTGTTGGTACCCTGATGGTAGGGGTCCTGATGGCCCATGGGGTCACGCTAGTCTTTATCGTGGCGGGGCTGAGTTATCTGGCGCTCTTGCTAATCTTCTTATTTGATTTCCGGGCGGACATTGAGCAGAGGAGCTTCGAACATAGCCGCGGTCCAGCTAAGCCAGCACAACTGAATTTAATTTGGCTAATTGCCTTTCTAGTCTTCTGTCTCTATATGAGCTACTCCTTGTGGGAAAGCGTGATTTCAGTTCATATGACGGGGCTAGGAATTTCATTTGAAAAGTACAGTCTCCTCTGGACGTTGAACGGGCTAATGATCGTCTTTGGTCAACCCATCGTCAATCGGTTGGCGGCGCGCTTCCAGTTGAGCTCGCAGATTTGGGTAGGGACGTTGATTTTTATTTTGTCTTTCCTACTATTGGTGTTTGCTAAGAGTTATGCCATGTTTGTCTTGACCATGGTGATCCTAACGTTCGGTGAGATGACCGGGTTCCCAGGAATTCCTGCGTGGATCGATGGCCTAGCTGGCGATAACGATAAGGGTAAATTTCAGGGTATCTACAACATGGCCATTTCGTTTGGTCGGGCAGTGGGTCCTTTGTACGGTGGTTTGATTATTGAATATGGTAGCTATCAATCTCTGTTCTGGTCAGTAACGGGTTTGATGTTGCTAGCATTGGCTGGCGTGATGGGCCGCAACCGACTGAATCGTAGGAGAGGGTAACACCTTTAAATAGCAGTGTGATTGGCTTTTGCTGAACCTTTAGGGGGACAGTAAAAGCCTTTTTTGGTGGTGTAAGCTCGGCATAAACCGTTGTGGGCCGGGAAGTGCGGACTTAAAACAATTTTCTTTGGCATCCAGAAGAATAATTTGGCTAGTGAGAAGGTCGACTTTGTGAATTGGTATACCTATAACGGGGAACACGGGTATACCACTTTCTCGAAATGAAAACGGGGCCTTCATAATTGCGTGATAATGAGAAAACTCTAATGATATTCCGCCCGGTTACAGTTTAAATGGGTAAATTCAACCGTGTACAATTGAACGACATCCCTTAATATTTTATTTGGTTACTTTACAAACGAGCTAATGGCCCTTCACAAAGGGGTTTGGCAGGCCTAGTCTTATGCGAAAACCCATAATGAAGTTTGTGTATTATGTAATTAATACGAGCGGTTCATTAAAAAATCTTTTGTAAAAATGTTCGCATGCAACGTTTTCAGGAAAAACGACCAAATCCAGTGTCACTAAAGGGGAAAGCGCTTCCAATCACGTGATAATTGACTTCCTTTTTTGAAAAAAATTCGACGAAATTCCATGAAAGCCTTGCCAATTTCATGTGAAAGGTATAGCATAATAGTCGTAGTTAAATAACTTACAAGGAAGTGTTTTTACATGCAAATTGCCGTTATTAAAGAGCAAAAGGAAGGCGAAGGCCGTGTGGCCGCAACACCTGAAAATGTTCGCAAGATGGTAGAAGCAGGTAATGAAGTACTGGTTGAAAAAGACGCTGGTATCGGTGCTGGTTTCAGTAACGATGAATTCGTCGAAGCCGGTGGGAAACTCGTTAGCCATGCTGAGGGTTGGAAAGCTGACCTGATCATCAAGGTTAAGGAACCAGATCCAGAAGAATACCAATACTTCTCCAAGGGCAAGATTGTTTGGGGCTTTCAACATTTAGCTTCATCTAAGCCTACTGTAGAAGCAATGATGAAGGCTGGTACGACCGCAATTGGTGGCGAAACTATCGTTGAAGATGGCAAGCTGGCATTGCTTTCCCCTATGAGTCAAATCGCAGGGCGTCGTTCAGTTATCATGGGTGCTTACTACTTGGAAGCACAACACCAAGGTGAAGGTATCTTACTTCCAGGTATCCCTGTTCCTGGTATCCATGCTGGTAACGTTGTAATCTTTGGTGGTGGTAACGCTGCTATTGGTGCCGCAGATATGGCTTTAGGTTTGGGTTG belongs to Levilactobacillus yonginensis and includes:
- a CDS encoding heavy-metal-associated domain-containing protein yields the protein MSKVTMKLDALTCPSCMTKIEGALSKKDGVKNVKVLFNASKVKAEFDDAAVSADDLENTVTDLGYAVQSSKVKAL
- a CDS encoding heavy metal translocating P-type ATPase — its product is MKFQRFIYAHTNPITFWSAGLIILGFLNTWFTHVPYITDVAWIIASVIAAAPIVLRAISALKAKVFSIELLVGIAVIGAFAIGEFEESAIVTFLFLFGSYLEQKTLAKTRGAIQSLTEMAPTTAELVQDDGSLEEVDVDDLEEGNVVLVKAGGQVPVDGKVVSGSGYVNEASITGESRPINKADGDGVFSGAMVESGTLTIEATQVGDETTFSKIIELVEEAQDTKSPAEKFIDKFAQYYTPAVLIIAILVFVFSRDLRLAITVLVLGCPGALVIGAPVSNVAGIGNGAKNGILIKGGDVVESLAKVDTIVFDKTGTLTTGKMTVADTKTYTDDKTVLAGVAQIEKTSDHPLAQAIVAHLSAHLQDDAATLETETIKGRGMVGNWHDNQLFVGNAALLTDNGIDLTADQLNDLHNMQDDGQSTVLVGYQGKLAFILGVADTVRPEVPGALAALKRQGIKHLVMLTGDNQATAQAVAESLSIDEVHADLLPADKVTFVKKFQDMGRNVAFVGDGINDSPSLATASVGIAMGGGTDVAIETADVVLMQSSFTALNHAVGLAKKTSANTKENITIAILTVAFLLIGLVYGYIYMASGMFVHEASILVVIFNAMRLIGYHPRGTKDAKPVAQQLATN
- a CDS encoding DNA starvation/stationary phase protection protein; amino-acid sequence: MTTTIEDRYAAEQAQTEHDHHVPTAGAMTNHILANLHISIVKFHQVRWSVKGPLAVSVRQLLNGYIATYRQQFDALGELLLDEGEIVSTTTKEFHDYNMLQEGGDKKYLPAEEQIGELVHDADTHNLFIDRAIKLAEKEERPALASFLTDLRGTNNHIIRELQALLGNDARDGLDEEDDDDDDD
- a CDS encoding MDR family MFS transporter, whose protein sequence is MGKTKKEVSMAGIVSATLLLNAAAACMWPLTTVYMHNQLHQSLTLAGIALLGMSLCMILGNWLGGRMFDRWSPFWSAIVGTLCSFVPMVTLIFAHGWPVFGIMLLFIGLGDGIVMTVVNSFAATVKSVESRKVFNYLYIGMNLGVVVGTLMVGVLMAHGVTLVFIVAGLSYLALLLIFLFDFRADIEQRSFEHSRGPAKPAQLNLIWLIAFLVFCLYMSYSLWESVISVHMTGLGISFEKYSLLWTLNGLMIVFGQPIVNRLAARFQLSSQIWVGTLIFILSFLLLVFAKSYAMFVLTMVILTFGEMTGFPGIPAWIDGLAGDNDKGKFQGIYNMAISFGRAVGPLYGGLIIEYGSYQSLFWSVTGLMLLALAGVMGRNRLNRRRG
- the ald gene encoding alanine dehydrogenase; its protein translation is MQIAVIKEQKEGEGRVAATPENVRKMVEAGNEVLVEKDAGIGAGFSNDEFVEAGGKLVSHAEGWKADLIIKVKEPDPEEYQYFSKGKIVWGFQHLASSKPTVEAMMKAGTTAIGGETIVEDGKLALLSPMSQIAGRRSVIMGAYYLEAQHQGEGILLPGIPVPGIHAGNVVIFGGGNAAIGAADMALGLGCSVVIIELNDDRIKELETKFAGKNVRVVKSNEENLAKEIKDADIFVSTILIPGSRPPKLVKEYMVKSMKKGSVIADVAIDQGGTVETIDKPTTIDDPVFIKDGVIHYAVPNQPGAVPRTATMALAAGNLKYLLEIADKGIDDAIKSDPALASGVNLYEGKVTNEGLAKSLDLPYTELQNA